A genome region from Coffea arabica cultivar ET-39 chromosome 7e, Coffea Arabica ET-39 HiFi, whole genome shotgun sequence includes the following:
- the LOC113720446 gene encoding putative receptor protein kinase ZmPK1 isoform X2 produces the protein MAVLVLVLFSCLALSLPLLSYPKTYTSLTKGSSLSTQDALISSPHPTFKAGFFSVGGNAYCFSIWYTDAYDGTYTTVWMANRDQPVNGKHTKFFLQDSGNLLLTDAGQLAVWKSNTRSNSSLRLELQENGNLVLSTFEGENLWQSFDFPTDTLLPVQLFTRDTILVSSRSKTNHSSGFYKLYFDGDGILRLRYEGPEITSVYWPNTWITIGSAGRTASNSSKIAVLDSSGYFQSSDLFQFNTSDCGVGPQRRMVLDVDGDLRVYSLDKQSQSWQVTWQHSSEPCRIHGICGSNSLCINDPEIGRRCTCLPGYKMKNQTDWTYGCEPDFQLSCNDENASGFLQLLHVEFYGFDLAYLPNISFEACKSECLKYCECKGVQYKFNLDFGYYDCYAKTILFNGYRSLNFPDPMFIRLPKVELATVENPNQDFNLQCASVVIPLDRTYKRKKQNWMRSYLWSTLGVGSFEIICALAYLFKTRKRSNSRMESYLQVATGFRKYSYAELKKASRNFIEEIGRGGGGVVYGGVLSDNRVAAIKYLKEAMQGEAEFLAEISTMGRLNHMNLIEMWGYCAEGKHRLLVYEYMENGTLAKNLYSNKLDWRKRYEIALGTARGLAYLHEECLEWVLHCDVKPHNILLDTNYQPKVADFGLSKLLTRSGINTSSFSRIRGTRGYMAPEWIFNLPITSKVDVYSYGIVLLELITGRNPSGGNINDDSNSVEPRRLVSWAKEKMQEADGRESPTPIMEIVDPAMNGDFDIEGMKILVKVALKCTEEDIDARPAMRQVVDILLHQESV, from the coding sequence ATGGCTGTCTTAGTCCTAGTTCTCTTTTCTTGTTTGGCCCTTTCATTGCCGCTACTGTCATACCCCAAAACTTATACTAGTTTAACAAAGGGTTCATCCCTGTCTACTCAAGATGCTTTAATTTCAAGCCCACATCCCACTTTCAAGGCTGGCTTTTTCAGCGTTGGTGGAAATGCTTATTGCTTCTCTATATGGTACACAGATGCATATGATGGTACCTACACCACAGTTTGGATGGCCAATCGAGACCAGCCCGTAAATGGAAAGCATACTAAGTTTTTCTTGCAAGATTCTGGCAATCTTTTGTTGACAGATGCAGGGCAGCTTGCTGTCTGGAAAAGCAATACAAGATCAAATTCGTCGTTACGGTTGGAACTTCAGGAAAATGGTAATCTGGTTTTAAGTACTTTTGAGGGCGAAAATCTTTGGCAAAGTTTTGATTTTCCGACTGACACACTCCTTCCTGTGCAATTATTCACAAGAGACACTATTCTTGTCTCTTCCAGAAGCAAAACCAATCACTCTTCTGGCTTTTATAAGTTATACTTTGATGGAGATGGTATTCTTCGTCTTAGATATGAAGGTCCTGAAATAACTAGTGTCTACTGGCCAAACACTTGGATAACTATTGGGAGTGCAGGGAGGACCGCTTCTAACAGTAGCAAGATCGCAGTTTTAGATTCATCAGGCTATTTCCAGTCATCGGATCTGTTCCAATTTAACACCAGTGATTGTGGTGTTGGACCTCAGAGAAGAATGGTTCTGGACGTTGATGGGGACCTTCGAGTTTACAGCCTAGATAAGCAGAGTCAAAGTTGGCAAGTTACATGGCAACACAGTTCTGAACCGTGCAGGATCCATGGGATTTGTGGCTCCAATAGTTTATGCATCAATGATCCTGAGATTGGCAGAAGATGCACTTGTCTTCCTGgatacaaaatgaaaaatcaaacGGATTGGACTTATGGGTGTGAACCGGATTTCCAGCTCTCATGCAATGATGAAAATGCTTCAGGTTTCCTCCAACTCCTTCATGTGGAATTTTATGGTTTTGATCTTGCCTACTTACCTAACATCTCCTTTGAGGCATGTAAAAGTGAGTGTTTAAAATATTGCGAGTGTAAAGGTGTTCAATACAAATTCAACTTAGACTTTGGCTACTATGATTGTTACGCAAAGACTATTTTATTCAATGGATACCGTTCACTAAATTTTCCAGATCCAATGTTCATAAGATTGCCCAAAGTTGAACTAGCCACAGTTGAAAATCCCAACCAAGATTTCAATTTGCAGTGCGCTAGTGTTGTCATACCCTTAGACAGGACgtataaaagaaagaaacaaaattggATGAGGTCTTATCTATGGAGTACTTTGGGAGTAGGGTCTTTCGAGATCATCTGTGCACTTGCTTACTTGTTCAAAACTCGAAAGCGCTCCAATTCAAGAATGGAAAGTTACTTGCAGGTTGCAACTGGATTTAGAAAATACAGTTATGCTGAGCTTAAGAAGGCATCACgaaatttcattgaagaaattggaagagGAGGGGGAGGCGTTGTATATGGAGGTGTCCTGTCAGATAATCGAGTCGCTGCAATCAAGTATCTCAAGGAAGCCATGCAGGGAGAAGCTGAGTTCCTTGCGGAGATAAGCACAATGGGCAGGCTGAATCacatgaacttgatagaaatgTGGGGATATTGTGCAGAAGGGAAGCATAGACTTTTGGTGTATGAATATATGGAGAATGGGACTCTTGCAAAAAACCTGTACTCTAATAAACTTGATTGGAGAAAAAGATATGAAATTGCTCTAGGTACAGCCAGAGGACTTGCTTATTTGCATGAGGAGTGCTTAGAGTGGGTTTTGCACTGTGATGTGAAGCCTCACAACATACTTTTGGACACCAATTATCAGCCAAAGGTAGCAGATTTTGGGCTTTCTAAGCTATTGACCAGAAGTGGCATCAACACTTCAAGCTTCTCCAGAATAAGGGGAACTAGAGGGTATATGGCACCTGAGTGGATTTTCAATCTGCCCATAACTTCCAAAGTTGATGTTTATAGTTATGGAATTGTTCTGTTGGAACTGATAACTGGAAGAAACCCCTCAGGTGGAAATATAAATGATGACAGCAATTCAGTAGAGCCAAGGAGACTTGTTAGTTGGGCGAAGGAGAAAATGCAGGAAGCTGATGGAAGAGAATCACCAACACCAATCATGGAAATTGTAGACCCTGCCATGAACGGAGACTTTGACATCGAAGGGATGAAAATCCTGGTTAAAGTGGCTTTGAAGTGCACAGAGGAGGACATAGATGCAAGACCAGCAATGAGACAGGTAGTTGACATTCTACTTCATCAAGAAAGTGTGTAA
- the LOC113720446 gene encoding putative receptor protein kinase ZmPK1 isoform X1: MAVLVLVLFSCLALSLPLLSYPKTYTSLTKGSSLSTQDALISSPHPTFKAGFFSVGGNAYCFSIWYTDAYDGTYTTVWMANRDQPVNGKHTKFFLQDSGNLLLTDAGQLAVWKSNTRSNSSLRLELQENGNLVLSTFEGENLWQSFDFPTDTLLPVQLFTRDTILVSSRSKTNHSSGFYKLYFDGDGILRLRYEGPEITSVYWPNTWITIGSAGRTASNSSKIAVLDSSGYFQSSDLFQFNTSDCGVGPQRRMVLDVDGDLRVYSLDKQSQSWQVTWQHSSEPCRIHGICGSNSLCINDPEIGRRCTCLPGYKMKNQTDWTYGCEPDFQLSCNDENASGFLQLLHVEFYGFDLAYLPNISFEACKSECLKYCECKGVQYKFNLDFGYYDCYAKTILFNGYRSLNFPDPMFIRLPKVELATVENPNQDFNLQCASVVIPLDRTYKRKKQNWMRSYLWSTLGVGSFEIICALAYLFKTRKRSNSRMESYLQVATGFRKYSYAELKKASRNFIEEIGRGGGGVVYGGVLSDNRVAAIKYLKEAMQGEAEFLAEISTMGRLNHMNLIEMWGYCAEGKHRLLVYEYMENGTLAKNLYSNKLDWRKRYEIALGTARGLAYLHEECLEWVLHCDVKPHNILLDTNYQPKVADFGLSKLLTRSGINTSSFSRIRGTRGYMAPEWIFNLPITSKVDVYSYGIVLLELITGRNPSGGNINDDSNSVEPRRLVSWAKEKMQEADGRESPTPIMEIVDPAMNGDFDIEGMKILVKVALKCTEEDIDARPAMRQAGTGKGSDLSRQEQE, encoded by the exons ATGGCTGTCTTAGTCCTAGTTCTCTTTTCTTGTTTGGCCCTTTCATTGCCGCTACTGTCATACCCCAAAACTTATACTAGTTTAACAAAGGGTTCATCCCTGTCTACTCAAGATGCTTTAATTTCAAGCCCACATCCCACTTTCAAGGCTGGCTTTTTCAGCGTTGGTGGAAATGCTTATTGCTTCTCTATATGGTACACAGATGCATATGATGGTACCTACACCACAGTTTGGATGGCCAATCGAGACCAGCCCGTAAATGGAAAGCATACTAAGTTTTTCTTGCAAGATTCTGGCAATCTTTTGTTGACAGATGCAGGGCAGCTTGCTGTCTGGAAAAGCAATACAAGATCAAATTCGTCGTTACGGTTGGAACTTCAGGAAAATGGTAATCTGGTTTTAAGTACTTTTGAGGGCGAAAATCTTTGGCAAAGTTTTGATTTTCCGACTGACACACTCCTTCCTGTGCAATTATTCACAAGAGACACTATTCTTGTCTCTTCCAGAAGCAAAACCAATCACTCTTCTGGCTTTTATAAGTTATACTTTGATGGAGATGGTATTCTTCGTCTTAGATATGAAGGTCCTGAAATAACTAGTGTCTACTGGCCAAACACTTGGATAACTATTGGGAGTGCAGGGAGGACCGCTTCTAACAGTAGCAAGATCGCAGTTTTAGATTCATCAGGCTATTTCCAGTCATCGGATCTGTTCCAATTTAACACCAGTGATTGTGGTGTTGGACCTCAGAGAAGAATGGTTCTGGACGTTGATGGGGACCTTCGAGTTTACAGCCTAGATAAGCAGAGTCAAAGTTGGCAAGTTACATGGCAACACAGTTCTGAACCGTGCAGGATCCATGGGATTTGTGGCTCCAATAGTTTATGCATCAATGATCCTGAGATTGGCAGAAGATGCACTTGTCTTCCTGgatacaaaatgaaaaatcaaacGGATTGGACTTATGGGTGTGAACCGGATTTCCAGCTCTCATGCAATGATGAAAATGCTTCAGGTTTCCTCCAACTCCTTCATGTGGAATTTTATGGTTTTGATCTTGCCTACTTACCTAACATCTCCTTTGAGGCATGTAAAAGTGAGTGTTTAAAATATTGCGAGTGTAAAGGTGTTCAATACAAATTCAACTTAGACTTTGGCTACTATGATTGTTACGCAAAGACTATTTTATTCAATGGATACCGTTCACTAAATTTTCCAGATCCAATGTTCATAAGATTGCCCAAAGTTGAACTAGCCACAGTTGAAAATCCCAACCAAGATTTCAATTTGCAGTGCGCTAGTGTTGTCATACCCTTAGACAGGACgtataaaagaaagaaacaaaattggATGAGGTCTTATCTATGGAGTACTTTGGGAGTAGGGTCTTTCGAGATCATCTGTGCACTTGCTTACTTGTTCAAAACTCGAAAGCGCTCCAATTCAAGAATGGAAAGTTACTTGCAGGTTGCAACTGGATTTAGAAAATACAGTTATGCTGAGCTTAAGAAGGCATCACgaaatttcattgaagaaattggaagagGAGGGGGAGGCGTTGTATATGGAGGTGTCCTGTCAGATAATCGAGTCGCTGCAATCAAGTATCTCAAGGAAGCCATGCAGGGAGAAGCTGAGTTCCTTGCGGAGATAAGCACAATGGGCAGGCTGAATCacatgaacttgatagaaatgTGGGGATATTGTGCAGAAGGGAAGCATAGACTTTTGGTGTATGAATATATGGAGAATGGGACTCTTGCAAAAAACCTGTACTCTAATAAACTTGATTGGAGAAAAAGATATGAAATTGCTCTAGGTACAGCCAGAGGACTTGCTTATTTGCATGAGGAGTGCTTAGAGTGGGTTTTGCACTGTGATGTGAAGCCTCACAACATACTTTTGGACACCAATTATCAGCCAAAGGTAGCAGATTTTGGGCTTTCTAAGCTATTGACCAGAAGTGGCATCAACACTTCAAGCTTCTCCAGAATAAGGGGAACTAGAGGGTATATGGCACCTGAGTGGATTTTCAATCTGCCCATAACTTCCAAAGTTGATGTTTATAGTTATGGAATTGTTCTGTTGGAACTGATAACTGGAAGAAACCCCTCAGGTGGAAATATAAATGATGACAGCAATTCAGTAGAGCCAAGGAGACTTGTTAGTTGGGCGAAGGAGAAAATGCAGGAAGCTGATGGAAGAGAATCACCAACACCAATCATGGAAATTGTAGACCCTGCCATGAACGGAGACTTTGACATCGAAGGGATGAAAATCCTGGTTAAAGTGGCTTTGAAGTGCACAGAGGAGGACATAGATGCAAGACCAGCAATGAGACAG GCGGGAACAGGGAAGGGGTCAGATTTATCCCGACAGGAGCAAGAGTGA